From the genome of Aliarcobacter lanthieri:
TGAGGAGTATGAAAAATCACAAGATAACTCATATAATAATTTAATAGTACTATGTCCTTCTGATCATGATCTTGCTCATAAACAAGGTGTTTCTTTAACAAATAAGATTTCAAAATCACAATTAAGAAAACTAAAAACTGAGTGGGAAGAAGAAGTTAGAAAAAAGAACGAAATAAAAGCAAGTGAGAATATTAATATCAGAGATGAAGTAGTAGATTTTGTTAATATTCAAAGGTTAGAAGAATTAGTTTTATTAACTTTTAAAAGAATACCAGATACTTATGTAACTCCTTCTTTAAAAAATAAAAAAATTTTGAATAATGATGGTTTTTTTGATGAAGAATATGTAAGAAAAAATCTTTCATCTTCTCCTATGTTATTTAGTTATATCAACGCAGGGGAAGGTATTCATTATTTAGAGTTATTAAGGAAAATAGTGAAGAAAAAGAATTTTATTGATATAAGAAGTTTTTTTAAAATACGTTCAATAAATAAAAAACAGATAAATGGTCAATATGTTTTTTTTACAGGAGGTTTTTATAGCCGTTCTGTAGGATTACCTTTAAAAGGCAATGAACCATTAGTTGTTTTTCATTATAAAAAGCAAAATATTAGAATTGAATGTAAAATTGATTCACAATATGCTCTATCTCAATCAGCGTTGGGAAGATTGGGGGTAAAAACAGTTTATTCTATTTATGGTGTAGTCAAAAATACATTTAAAGATAAAGATAATATTTGGGTAATATCTATCAGTCCTTATATAATTGGATTTCCTGAAGAATATTCTCGTATAAGTCCATTTTATTCTAATTATGAATTTGATGAAGAACCATTTTTTGAAGATATTGTATTAGAAAACTCAAGTTTTGATATTGATGAATGGCTTCAAGAAATTAAAGAAAATTCTTAAGTTAATTATGAACCTCTCTAAATCCCTCTACACAAAAGGCATCCAATGCCCAAAAGCACTTTGGCTTAAAAAGTATAAGCCAAGTGTACTAACACCACCAGATGAATCGGCTCTTGTAGTATTTGAAACTGGAAATATAGTAGGAGATTTTGCTTGTCAACTTTTCCCTCATGGAAAAGAAGTGCCATATTCAAAAAACTATGATGAGATGATAGCTACTACAAAACAGTGGCTTGATGATGGAGTGGAAAATATCTATGAAGCTACATTTAACTTTTCAGGCATTTTAATTATGGTAGATATTTTAACTATTCAAAATGATGAAGTATCTATTTATGAAGTTAAAAGTTCTACAGAGGTAAAAGATATATATTTGCATGATGTATCTATCCAGTATTATGTACTTAAAAACTTGGGTTTTAAAGTAAAAAGTGCAAATGTAATTCATATAAATAATGAATACATAAGAGGTGATGAGCTAGATATACATCAACTTTTTAAAATAGTTGATGTTACAAATGAAGTTATATCAATGCAATCAAATATTCCAAATATTTTAAAAGAGTTTGAAATATATTTAGAAGATAAAGAGAATGAACCAAATATTGATATAGGTAAACATTGTAATAATCCCTATGAATGTGATGCAAAAGAGTACTGTTGGAAAGTTCAAAGACAAATACCTGATTATTCTATATTTAATATTTTCAATCTTGGAAGTAAAAAACAAATAGAACTATATAATAGAGGTATTATAAATATAGATGATATTCCACACAATTTTGATATGACTTCTATTCAAGCACAAGCTGTTGAAAACTATAAATCAAAAATTACATATATAGATATAGAAAATATCAAATCATTTTTACAAAACCTAACTTATCCGATATATCATTTAGACTTTGAAACATATCAACAAGCAATTCCAAAATACAAAGGTTTAAAACCATTTGAACAAATACCATTTCAATACTCACTTCATATTGAGCATGAAGATGGAAGACTTGAACACAAAGAGTATTTAGCTCAAGATAGTGTTGATAGTAGATATGAACTTGCTCTTAGACTTTGTGAAGATATCCCAAGTAATGTTACAGTATTAGCATATAACATGAGTTTTGAAAAAGGTGTAATAAAAAGATTAGTAACACTATTTGAAGAGTTTAGTGAACATCTTTTAAGTATAAATGAAAATATGCAAGATTTGATGATACCTTTTCAAAAGAAATGGTATGTAAGACCATCTATGAATGGAAGTTATTCTATAAAGTACGTTTTACCAGCACTTGTTCCAGAATTTGAAAAAGCTTATAAAGAACTAGATGGAGTTCAAAATGGAAGCCAAGCTATGAATGCATTTGCAAAACTTAGTTTACTTGATAATGAAGAAAAACAAAAACTTAGAAACTCACTTTTGGAGTATTGTAAACTTGATACTTTGGCTATGGTAAAGATCTTAGAAAAATTAAAAGCTAATTAAAATCTAGAAAAAGATATACTTTTTTCTAGAAAATATTTAAAAGGTTTGATTTAATGAAACTCTATAATATGGTATTTTATTTTATATCTGGACATGGAAAGGGGTGGGCTTTTTCATCTGTTGATTTAATAAAAAAATTTGATAGACAACAAATAGACAATATTTTATCAGATTTAACAAAAGATAAAAAAATTAGAAGAGTAGCAAGAGGAATATATGATTATCCAAAATATAGTGAGTTTTTAAAAAAAGAGTTAAATCCTGATATAGATGAAGTAGCTCGTGCATATGCTAGAAAATTTAATTGGAAAATAGAAGTTTCAGGAGATACTGCTTTAAATATATTAGATTTATCTACTCAAATTCAAGCAAAATATATATATCTTAGTAATGGGGTAAATAGAAGTTACAAATTGTTTAATAATATGGAAATAGAGTTTAAAAAAGCTCCTTTAAAAGATATAGGTTTTAAATATAAAGAGAGTTCTTTGATTGTTCAATCTTTAAAAACTTTAGGCAAAGAGCATATTACAAATGAAATAATAGAAAAAATAAGAAATCAAATTGATTTTAAAATGTATGATAAAATTTTAAATGATACAAAAACTTCAACGGTTTGGATATATGAAGCAATAAAACAAATATGTAAAGATAATAAAAAATGAATAATATAGCAAATTTAACTAAACAAAAAAGAGCTGAACTTTTTAGTGAAACAGCAACTTTGATGAAAACAACAAATGCTATTGTTGAAAAAGATTTTTGGGTTGTTTGGACTTTAGATAAAATATTTAGTGATGATAGATTAAATAAAATATTAATGTTCAAAGGTGGAACAAGCCTTTCAAAAGTATTTAATCTTATAGGAAGATTTTCAGAAGATATAGATTTAATTTTAGATTGGAGATTAGTATCAAAAGAAAATCCATTAGATGAACAAGAATCAAAGAATAAACAAACTAGGTTTAATGAACAAATAAATGAAAATGCAAAAATTTACATAAAAGATATATTGTTACCAATAATTTCACAAAATTTATCTCCATTATGCAGTTGTAATATATCTGAAGATGAATTCTCAATAAATGTTAATTACCCAAATGCTTTTGATGATACTTATTTAAGGCCTGAAATCTTGCTTGAAATTGGACCTTTAGCTTCTTGGTTACCAAGTGATAGTTTTGAAATATCATCTTTTGCTGCGATTAAATTTCCACAAGTTTTTGAAAAGCCAACTTGTAATATAAATACAATAGTTGCTAAAAGAACATTTTGGGAAAAAGCAACTATATTACATCATGAAGCTAATAGACCAGTTGATTCTACAATACCTATAAGATATTCAAGACACTATTATGATTTAGCAATGATGGCTCAAAATAAAGTTAAAGATGAAGCATTAAATGATTTAGATTTGTTAACAAATGTTGTTGAGTTTAAACAAAAATTTTATCCAAGAAATTGGGCGAAATATGAAGAAGCAAAAAAAGGAACATTTAAACTTTTACCTCCAAAATTTAGACTTGATACTTTGGAAAAAGATTATAAGGCTATATGATTTTTGATAAAAAACTTACATTTAACGAGATAATTTATATTTTAGAAAACTTGGAAAAAGAGATAAATATAATTTAAGAAAAGTTTTATAAAAGTGGTAGCCCTGGTCGGAATCGAACCGACACTCCAGTGGAATACGATTTTGAATCGTACGCGTCTACCAATTCCGCCACAGAGCCATTTGTTTTTTAACAAAATATAAAAATTAAGTTATGTACCTAAAATATGTACTTAACTTTTTTAAAGTCCATTACTAACGAACTTTGAAAGGGTTTAGACATCAGATTTTGAATCCCTTGTGTCTACCAATTTCACCACAGCGGCATATAATTTGAAAATAAAAAAGGAGTTTATCAATAAATTGACAAACTCCTTTTATAAGCTATAATTACTTAGCAACAGCTTCTTTTAAAGCTTTTCCAACTTTGAATTTAGCAACAGTTGTAGCAGGAACATTAACAGTTTTTGTTGTACCTGGAACTTTTGCAGTTCTAGCAGCTCTTTCAGCTGTAGTAAATGTACCAAATCCTATAAAACTTACAGAATCTTTTTTTACTAAAGCCTCAGTAATAGTTTCTAATACAGCATCAACTGCACCTTTTGCATCTTTTTTAGATAAACCTGCTTTTGCAGCAACTGCATCAATAAATTCAGCCTTGTTCATGGATAACTCCTCATATAAAATAAATTGAGAAAACTTTAATCTAATTAAACTTTAATTTAGCTAAAAAAAATGAGTTTCAAGTAAAAATTATGATATTTTTTCTATTTAAAGGTAGATTTTATGCTTAAAAGCCTACAAGAATTCTCCAAAATTGCTATTTTCTTTACAAGTTGATGAATATCTCTATCATAAATATAAGTTCCAATTCCCTTAATAATTAGAAGATTGTGTTCAGTATTTTTTATATGTTTTGTTATTTCTAAAGAACTTCTTTTACTCCAAGTAGAAAAATCTCCAGGATCATATATTGGTATTTCACCAAATTTAGTTTTTCCTAAATAATCTTCAAATACAATTTTTTCATGGACCAAAGTGTATGCTGTTGTGTATATTGGCATTCCAAAAGCTATATATTTTGCTTCATGGATATTTGTATATATTGATGAATGAATATGAGCATCTACACTAGCAATATTCCATCTATAATCTTGGTTATTCATATTCAATGTAGAAAAAGATTGTTCATCTATTCTATCAAATACAGCATCTCTTGTATTTATCATAAAGTGTTCGAAATCAAGTTTAGCTGATATTGCTCCTTGATAAATTCCAAAAAAGTTTTTTGTAAACATAGATAAAGATAGTTCAGAAAGTAGTTTCACTGTATCTTGATTTATCATTTTAAGCCTTAATTGAATTTTCGCTATTATAACCCACTTTAAATAAAAGGATAGTTTATGCAAATTCCTCATATTCCAGTTTTATATGATGAAGTTTTAGATAGTTTTAAAGATATAAAATCTGGATATATTATTGATTGTACAACAGGATTTGCTGGACATAGTAGTGGCTTATTAAAACAAAATAATGATATTAGGCTAATTTGTAATGACCAAGATTATGAAGCTTTAGCTTTTAGTACAAATAGATTAAAAGAGTTTGAAAATAGGGTAGTATTTAATAAAGGAAATTTTGAAAATGTTATTGAAAAGTTTAAAGATTATTCTATAAAAGGTATTTTGGCAGATATTGGAGTATCTTCTTTACAACTTGATAAAGAAGAACGAGGTTTTGGATTTAATAGTCAAACTTTAGATATGAGAATGGATCAAACTAAAAGTTTAGATGCTGCAACAGTTATAAATAGTTATTCTCAGCATGAGTTAGAAAAAATTTTTAAAGAGTATGGAGAAGTACGTGAATATAAAAAAGTGGCTTCTTTGATAGTTGAGAATCGCCCATTTTATACTTCTAAAGAGTTTGCAGAGTTTTTCTATAAAAAATTACCAAAAGGGAAAATACATCCTGCTACTCTTATTTTTCAAGCAATTAGAATAGAAGTAAATGATGAATTAGGAGTTTTAGATAGACTTTTTAAATCACTTGAAGAGGCAAAATTAAAAGATTGCATAGTTGCTATTATATCTTTTCACTCACTTGAAGATAGAATTGTGAAAAATTATTTTAAAAAATGGAGTCAAAGTTGTATTTGTCCACCGAATGTATTTAGATGTGAATGTGGAAATAATCATGCTTTAGGAAAAATTATTACAAAAAAACCTATAATTGCAACTGATTTTGAGATAAAACAAAATCCAAGAAGTAGAAGTTCAAAATTAAGGATATTTAAATTTGTTTAGTTTAAACTCAGGAAATTCATTAAGATTTGTATTAATATTACTATTTTTAGCACTTTTTATGTATATTCCAAAAATTTATGTAAGTAATAATATTTATTATACAAGTAAAGATATAAATAGATTGTATTCTCATTATATTTCATTAAATGAAGAGAATACTTTTCTTTCAAAACAGTTAGAGGATATGAAATTTAAAAACCAAGTTATAGATTCTTTACTTTTCAATCCGTTGATACAATTAGAGCAAAAATAAGCTCTAATTAAAGTATAGTTATACCTAAAACTCTTTTTAAAATATTACTATCTTCTGTAAAACCTTCAATTTCTTTTGCTGGTTCTAGTGTTGTAATAATTGCTTTTCCTATAATGTGCCTAAATTCTTTATTGTTATTGTCTTTCATTTTTACACTCCAAATATTATGTACAACTAAAGGTTCATTGTTTTTTATTCCAATATATAACATAATATGTCCTTTTAGATAAACTAAAGTTGAAAAAGGAACACCATTTTGTTTTATAAAGTCTTTTTTTTCTTCTAAAGTAAGGTTTGATATATCAAGATATTTTCCATTTATTGTTTGTGCTTTCGAATTTCTATGAAGATATTTTCCAAATACACTAAAATAATCTTGAGTAAAACTAGAGCAATCTCTATTATTTAGTAATCCACCCCAACCATAAGGTTCATTTAAAAACTCTTTTAAAATTCTAGTTCTATTTTCTGAAGTGTATTTTAAAGGCATTTCTTCTACTTCATTTTCATTTAAAGATACATAAGAGATTACTGCATTTTGTTTGTCATCAGCTTTTGCAATTATAAATAAATTATCTTTTTTAGGAAATATAGTACCAACTTTTATGTATTCTCTAAATGTATTATTATAGATAGGAAATTTTTCTTTTACACTTACAAAGAAATTTGCTTTTTCAAATTCTTGCATAAAATTTGTATCAACAAATGCAATATTATTTATTTCAACCCAACCACCTACAAAATGTGATTCTA
Proteins encoded in this window:
- a CDS encoding HNH endonuclease signature motif containing protein; translated protein: MSNNILFENFIKYGIDEDLSKKLVDLDLTVSKCKALSQNDLKNKYKLNENEISIVKTSTKRQPIDKKVVDTLLKNSNYICNVCKGEKSHSFIIHHIEEYEKSQDNSYNNLIVLCPSDHDLAHKQGVSLTNKISKSQLRKLKTEWEEEVRKKNEIKASENINIRDEVVDFVNIQRLEELVLLTFKRIPDTYVTPSLKNKKILNNDGFFDEEYVRKNLSSSPMLFSYINAGEGIHYLELLRKIVKKKNFIDIRSFFKIRSINKKQINGQYVFFTGGFYSRSVGLPLKGNEPLVVFHYKKQNIRIECKIDSQYALSQSALGRLGVKTVYSIYGVVKNTFKDKDNIWVISISPYIIGFPEEYSRISPFYSNYEFDEEPFFEDIVLENSSFDIDEWLQEIKENS
- a CDS encoding DUF2779 domain-containing protein; translation: MNLSKSLYTKGIQCPKALWLKKYKPSVLTPPDESALVVFETGNIVGDFACQLFPHGKEVPYSKNYDEMIATTKQWLDDGVENIYEATFNFSGILIMVDILTIQNDEVSIYEVKSSTEVKDIYLHDVSIQYYVLKNLGFKVKSANVIHINNEYIRGDELDIHQLFKIVDVTNEVISMQSNIPNILKEFEIYLEDKENEPNIDIGKHCNNPYECDAKEYCWKVQRQIPDYSIFNIFNLGSKKQIELYNRGIINIDDIPHNFDMTSIQAQAVENYKSKITYIDIENIKSFLQNLTYPIYHLDFETYQQAIPKYKGLKPFEQIPFQYSLHIEHEDGRLEHKEYLAQDSVDSRYELALRLCEDIPSNVTVLAYNMSFEKGVIKRLVTLFEEFSEHLLSINENMQDLMIPFQKKWYVRPSMNGSYSIKYVLPALVPEFEKAYKELDGVQNGSQAMNAFAKLSLLDNEEKQKLRNSLLEYCKLDTLAMVKILEKLKAN
- a CDS encoding DUF6088 family protein — translated: MKLYNMVFYFISGHGKGWAFSSVDLIKKFDRQQIDNILSDLTKDKKIRRVARGIYDYPKYSEFLKKELNPDIDEVARAYARKFNWKIEVSGDTALNILDLSTQIQAKYIYLSNGVNRSYKLFNNMEIEFKKAPLKDIGFKYKESSLIVQSLKTLGKEHITNEIIEKIRNQIDFKMYDKILNDTKTSTVWIYEAIKQICKDNKK
- a CDS encoding nucleotidyl transferase AbiEii/AbiGii toxin family protein; amino-acid sequence: MNNIANLTKQKRAELFSETATLMKTTNAIVEKDFWVVWTLDKIFSDDRLNKILMFKGGTSLSKVFNLIGRFSEDIDLILDWRLVSKENPLDEQESKNKQTRFNEQINENAKIYIKDILLPIISQNLSPLCSCNISEDEFSINVNYPNAFDDTYLRPEILLEIGPLASWLPSDSFEISSFAAIKFPQVFEKPTCNINTIVAKRTFWEKATILHHEANRPVDSTIPIRYSRHYYDLAMMAQNKVKDEALNDLDLLTNVVEFKQKFYPRNWAKYEEAKKGTFKLLPPKFRLDTLEKDYKAI
- a CDS encoding HU family DNA-binding protein: MNKAEFIDAVAAKAGLSKKDAKGAVDAVLETITEALVKKDSVSFIGFGTFTTAERAARTAKVPGTTKTVNVPATTVAKFKVGKALKEAVAK
- a CDS encoding class II aldolase and adducin N-terminal domain-containing protein — its product is MINQDTVKLLSELSLSMFTKNFFGIYQGAISAKLDFEHFMINTRDAVFDRIDEQSFSTLNMNNQDYRWNIASVDAHIHSSIYTNIHEAKYIAFGMPIYTTAYTLVHEKIVFEDYLGKTKFGEIPIYDPGDFSTWSKRSSLEITKHIKNTEHNLLIIKGIGTYIYDRDIHQLVKKIAILENSCRLLSIKSTFK
- the rsmH gene encoding 16S rRNA (cytosine(1402)-N(4))-methyltransferase RsmH — encoded protein: MQIPHIPVLYDEVLDSFKDIKSGYIIDCTTGFAGHSSGLLKQNNDIRLICNDQDYEALAFSTNRLKEFENRVVFNKGNFENVIEKFKDYSIKGILADIGVSSLQLDKEERGFGFNSQTLDMRMDQTKSLDAATVINSYSQHELEKIFKEYGEVREYKKVASLIVENRPFYTSKEFAEFFYKKLPKGKIHPATLIFQAIRIEVNDELGVLDRLFKSLEEAKLKDCIVAIISFHSLEDRIVKNYFKKWSQSCICPPNVFRCECGNNHALGKIITKKPIIATDFEIKQNPRSRSSKLRIFKFV
- a CDS encoding SH3 domain-containing protein, producing the protein MTNYFKNIIIILAVSFLFIACNTKEVIQPTIIEAKQDEILQLSNLVDDNTFNQELNTNEFFTKFFKPWKQTKLSYPKNEAMWGLSYKNKKVYLENHNLATKEWFDKHIENTNFEQYNQEVKKAITLKNTNVRVIPTNSPMFYNPQLPGEGFPFDYNQNSLLKINTPIIVSHLSKDKAWAYIESHFVGGWVEINNIAFVDTNFMQEFEKANFFVSVKEKFPIYNNTFREYIKVGTIFPKKDNLFIIAKADDKQNAVISYVSLNENEVEEMPLKYTSENRTRILKEFLNEPYGWGGLLNNRDCSSFTQDYFSVFGKYLHRNSKAQTINGKYLDISNLTLEEKKDFIKQNGVPFSTLVYLKGHIMLYIGIKNNEPLVVHNIWSVKMKDNNNKEFRHIIGKAIITTLEPAKEIEGFTEDSNILKRVLGITIL